GTCTGCATTAGCGGCCGCATTTAGCGTCCAAGTGGTGTTTGTAATCTTGATTGGTTGGCTAACTAATAGGGATTTTGGTATTACATTGATTCTTTTAAGCGCCCTTACGGAAGTGCTTAACGTTTTACTCGACATGATGTTTTGGTTAATCATTATTCAGGTAATCTTAAGTTGGCTTGTTCAAAGTCACAATCCTAACTTAGATATATTCCGTCAACTGACTGCGCCTATTTTAGCCCCGTTTCAGCGTTTAATTCCGCCTTTAAGCGGTTTTGATTTATCACCGATTATTGCGATTTTAGTGATTAAACTTAGTCAAATACTTGTCGTTGGCTCCCTTGCGCAGTTTGCGCAAACAATGGTGTAGAATATAAAAACTATGACAGAATCTATCGAAATTGTAACCCCGAAACAATTTAACGTTGACCAACCCTTAACCCTGATTAGCGGTGCAGTATTGCCAAAATTTGAGCTTATGTACGAAACCTATGGCGAACTTAATGCCCAGCGTTCAAATGCCATTTTGATCTGCCATGCCCTCAGTGGTGATCATCATGTAGCAGGCTATCACGAGGGCCAGGACAAACCCGGCTGGTGGAACGACTATATCGGCCCTGGTAAACCTATAGATACCAACCAACTTTTTGTGGTTTGCTCTAACAACCTTGGCAGCTGTCGTGGCTCGACAGGCCCGACAAGCCTGAACCCAGAAACAGGAATGGTTTATGGTTCGGACTTCCCAATTGTGACCTGTCGTGACTGGGTGAACAGTCAGAACTTACTCCGCCAACATCTAGGTATTGAACAATGGGCTGCGATTGTTGGCGGCTCAATGGGAGGCATGCAAGTCATGCAGTGGGCTATAGACTACCCCAACAGTCTGCGTCATGCGGTGGTGATTGCCGCAGCACCTAAGCTGAGCGCACAAAACATTGCGTTTAATGAAGTGGCTCGGCGTGCAATTATGACTGACCCAGCGTTCCATGGTGGACGCTTTATTGATGCCGGTACAACGCCTAAGGGCGGTTTAGCCTTAGCACGCATGCTAGGGCATTTAACCTATCTTTCGGATGACATGATGGGCGCTAAGTTTGGGCGCGAACTTCGTACGGAGAGTTTGAAGTACAGTTTTGATGTTGAGTTTCAGGTTGAAAGCTATTTACGCTACCAAGGTGAAAAGTTCGCTACTAAACAGAACTTTGATGCCAATACCTATTTACTCATGACAAAAGCCTTGGATTATTTTGATCCTGCTTCTGAGTTTGATAACAGTCTAAGCCAAGCCTTTAGTCAAACTCAAGCCAAGTTTTTGGTTGTATCCTTTACATCTGACTGGCGCTTCTCACCCGCTCGTTCACATGAAATCGTACGTGCTTTGCTGGATAATGACTTAGATGTCAGTTATGCCGAAGTCGAATCCGAGCATGGCCATGATGCTTTTTTATTGCCCAACACTCATTACGAAGGTATTTTCCGCGCCTATATGCAGCGCGTGATTGCGGAGGCGGATGCATGAGCCTTATCACCCCTGAATTTAAACTAATTGCCGACTGGATTGACCCCGGTAGTCATGTATTGGACCTAGGTTGCGGTGATGGTACCCTGCTTAACTTCCTAAAAGAAACCCGTGATACACGGGGTTACGGGATGGAAATTGATCCACAGAAAAACATTCAGGCTATGATCAATGGTATCAATGTTATCCAAAGTAACCTTGACAGTCAGGATTTAATCAATTATTTTGATCCAAATAGCTTTGATTATGTGATTATGACTCAAGCGCTGCAAGTAGTTCGTCGTCCTGATATTCTGCTTGAGCACATGCTGACCATTGGCAAACAGATTATTATTACTTTTCCAAATTTTGGACACTGGAAAATGCGGGCACAACTGCTGTTCAAAGGCAGAATGCCGGAAACCGATACCTTGCCTTATCATTGGTATGACACCCCCAATATCCATCTTTGCACCTTTAATGACTTTGAAGACTTGT
The nucleotide sequence above comes from Thiomicrospira sp. R3. Encoded proteins:
- a CDS encoding YggT family protein — its product is MGNPVDQAGLFLLQFLAGLVIFVLVLRFLIRATHTDWRNQIVMFIAKVTNPLCKPFAMVLPSKGRWDWSALAAAFSVQVVFVILIGWLTNRDFGITLILLSALTEVLNVLLDMMFWLIIIQVILSWLVQSHNPNLDIFRQLTAPILAPFQRLIPPLSGFDLSPIIAILVIKLSQILVVGSLAQFAQTMV
- a CDS encoding homoserine O-acetyltransferase, with the translated sequence MTESIEIVTPKQFNVDQPLTLISGAVLPKFELMYETYGELNAQRSNAILICHALSGDHHVAGYHEGQDKPGWWNDYIGPGKPIDTNQLFVVCSNNLGSCRGSTGPTSLNPETGMVYGSDFPIVTCRDWVNSQNLLRQHLGIEQWAAIVGGSMGGMQVMQWAIDYPNSLRHAVVIAAAPKLSAQNIAFNEVARRAIMTDPAFHGGRFIDAGTTPKGGLALARMLGHLTYLSDDMMGAKFGRELRTESLKYSFDVEFQVESYLRYQGEKFATKQNFDANTYLLMTKALDYFDPASEFDNSLSQAFSQTQAKFLVVSFTSDWRFSPARSHEIVRALLDNDLDVSYAEVESEHGHDAFLLPNTHYEGIFRAYMQRVIAEADA
- the metW gene encoding methionine biosynthesis protein MetW; protein product: MTPEFKLIADWIDPGSHVLDLGCGDGTLLNFLKETRDTRGYGMEIDPQKNIQAMINGINVIQSNLDSQDLINYFDPNSFDYVIMTQALQVVRRPDILLEHMLTIGKQIIITFPNFGHWKMRAQLLFKGRMPETDTLPYHWYDTPNIHLCTFNDFEDLCEEKNIKVVSRTVVNNQHQSNLGIRLMPNLMGEVALYKVQRK